From Candidatus Anoxymicrobium japonicum, the proteins below share one genomic window:
- a CDS encoding UDP-phosphate galactose phosphotransferase, with amino-acid sequence MLNEHTHLAPWQIRLETTTGWNLRHQVSQALYPLVKQWLDILISISLLILLAPFILMIAIAIKLDSPGPVIYIQRRSGLGGRVFDFYKFRSMTNGHNHTEEHRQFAEAYIKGNASTDQQDTNGHTIYKPVSNGYTVTRVGQWLRRTSLDELPQLINVIKGDMSLVGPRPSIDYEVALYNERHWKRLAVLPGLTGWAQINGRSRLSFDEIVDLDLEYIRKRSSLWDLQILLNTVTVVLSAEDAG; translated from the coding sequence ATGCTCAACGAACACACCCATCTCGCCCCATGGCAGATCAGACTCGAGACGACAACCGGGTGGAACTTACGCCATCAAGTCTCACAGGCACTCTACCCGCTGGTCAAACAGTGGCTCGATATCTTGATCTCCATCAGCCTTCTGATCCTACTTGCACCGTTCATCCTGATGATTGCGATCGCGATCAAGCTGGATTCGCCGGGCCCCGTGATTTACATCCAACGTCGCAGCGGATTAGGTGGCCGGGTCTTTGATTTCTACAAGTTCCGGTCCATGACCAACGGCCACAACCATACCGAAGAGCATCGCCAATTCGCGGAGGCCTACATCAAGGGCAACGCCAGCACAGATCAGCAGGACACCAATGGCCACACTATCTACAAACCGGTGTCCAACGGCTACACGGTGACCAGGGTTGGCCAGTGGCTGCGTCGCACCAGTCTGGACGAGCTTCCTCAGTTGATCAACGTGATCAAAGGCGATATGAGCCTGGTGGGACCTCGCCCTTCGATTGACTATGAGGTGGCGCTGTATAACGAGCGCCACTGGAAGCGTCTGGCTGTATTGCCCGGGCTCACGGGCTGGGCGCAAATCAACGGCCGCAGCCGACTCAGCTTTGACGAAATCGTCGATCTGGACTTGGAATACATCCGCAAGCGATCGTCGCTCTGGGATTTGCAGATCCTGCTGAACACGGTGACGGTGGTGCTGAGCGCCGAGGACGCGGGGTAA
- a CDS encoding NAD-dependent epimerase: MRAVVIGGNGFIGSHLVDALLADRWQITVYDRAPERYRPPMPGVEYVQGELGNAGLLGTVLDGGDVLFHLASTTIPESSNDAPIFDIQSNLVDTVRLLDVCVARHVKKVIFLSSGGTVYGTPNALPVTEAAPTHPICSYGIVKLTIEKYLQLYKHLHDLSYTILRPSNPYGPRQNPVGHQGVVGVFLGRIAQELPISVWGDGEIIRDYLHVTDLVRACLAAATTETTGPIFNIASGQGTSLNQLLEVIERVIGRPPRIVRLPARPFDVPRLVLDSKRAQRALRWQPQIPLEEGILDTWNWVRDLQWLHRVP, from the coding sequence ATGAGAGCAGTCGTCATAGGCGGGAATGGCTTCATCGGCAGCCACCTGGTGGATGCCCTTCTGGCCGACCGCTGGCAGATCACGGTGTATGATCGTGCGCCAGAGCGTTACCGACCGCCCATGCCGGGCGTTGAGTACGTTCAAGGAGAACTGGGAAACGCGGGGTTGCTCGGCACGGTGCTGGACGGCGGCGATGTGCTCTTCCATCTGGCCAGCACGACCATACCCGAGTCGTCCAACGACGCACCGATCTTCGACATCCAGAGCAATCTGGTCGACACCGTGCGGCTGCTGGATGTGTGCGTCGCCAGGCACGTCAAAAAGGTCATCTTCCTATCATCCGGCGGGACGGTTTACGGCACTCCTAACGCCTTGCCGGTGACTGAAGCCGCTCCCACCCACCCGATCTGTTCGTACGGGATCGTCAAACTGACCATCGAGAAATACCTGCAACTGTACAAACACCTGCACGACCTGTCTTACACGATCCTCAGGCCATCCAACCCATACGGCCCGAGACAGAACCCGGTGGGGCATCAGGGGGTCGTTGGCGTGTTTCTCGGCCGCATTGCTCAGGAACTGCCGATCTCCGTGTGGGGGGATGGTGAGATCATCAGGGACTACCTGCACGTGACGGACCTCGTGAGAGCCTGCCTGGCGGCCGCGACGACTGAGACAACCGGCCCCATCTTCAACATCGCCAGTGGGCAAGGCACGTCGCTGAATCAATTGCTGGAGGTGATCGAGAGGGTGATCGGGCGCCCACCACGCATCGTGCGCTTGCCGGCCAGGCCGTTCGACGTGCCTCGACTGGTGCTTGATAGCAAACGCGCCCAACGTGCACTCAGGTGGCAACCTCAGATACCGCTGGAGGAGGGCATACTGGATACCTGGAACTGGGTTCGCGATCTGCAATGGTTACATCGCGTGCCGTGA